The Periplaneta americana isolate PAMFEO1 chromosome 9, P.americana_PAMFEO1_priV1, whole genome shotgun sequence genome contains a region encoding:
- the LOC138706035 gene encoding facilitated trehalose transporter Tret1-like isoform X1 — translation MLDVVSRTLGLGSRSTRLPQYAAAIVANVVAIGYGVVQGWASPSLPLLRSVDTAVDAQPVTVEQESWLGSLVFLAALVASPVYSHINHSLGRKMAGYLSAVPMIVGWLLVTFATSVTHLLIARFIMGISLSGINVFITMYVGEIAEDNIRGALGNLRGLFCDIGIIIVYLVAPYLTIHNTGAASLAIPVLFLFCYFWLPESPMFLMGKGDSEKALDAFMWLRGGDAKLAQDELSKLNYMMTSKSNVQEMGIKDLLSVRGTRKALTIALVLATVQQFSGMNVVFSYCETIFEMTGNSLSPYVSSIVFSLVNLLGSLCSCILADIAGRRLILITTQVLQGISLGSLGVYLFLRHLNFDVTVVGVLPLVCVSVYCFCVVAGPANMFYVVLSETLRPEARGIAMSITSSFLWLLAFLSTKFYSTLVDLLEPHGCFWLFTAVSFAGAIFTFFQIPETKNRSLESILRELNGDPPEDCKSEASS, via the coding sequence CTAATGTGGTGGCAATCGGTTATGGTGTGGTGCAGGGCTGGGCGTCACCGTCGTTGCCTCTGCTGCGTTCCGTGGACACTGCTGTGGATGCTCAACCCGTGACCGTGGAACAAGAGTCCTGGCTGGGATCTCTGGTGTTCCTAGCAGCCCTGGTGGCATCTCCGGTATACAGTCACATCAACCATAGTCTAGGACGCAAGATGGCGGGCTATTTGAGTGCCGTGCCTATGATCGTAGGCTGGCTTCTCGTCACCTTCGCCACCTCCGTCACACACCTCCTCATCGCGCGCTTCATCATGGGAATTAGTCTCTCCGGCATCAATGTCTTCATCACGATGTACGTGGGAGAGATAGCGGAGGACAACATCCGGGGGGCGTTGGGAAACCTCCGTGGACTCTTCTGCGACATCGGCATTATCATCGTGTATCTTGTGGCACCCTATCTGACCATTCACAACACAGGTGCAGCCAGCCTCGCAATTCCAGTTCTGTTTCTTTTCTGCTACTTTTGGCTGCCTGAGTCTCCCATGTTCTTGATGGGAAAAGGAGACAGTGAGAAAGCACTGGACGCGTTTATGTGGCTCAGAGGTGGCGATGCCAAACTTGCGCAGGATGAATTGTCGAAACTCAACTACATGATGACATCGAAGTCAAATGTTCAGGAAATGGGCATCAAGGACTTGCTCTCTGTACGTGGTACGAGGAAGGCGCTTACGATCGCATTGGTGTTAGCCACTGTGCAACAGTTCTCCGGAATGAACGTCGTATTCAGCTACTGTGAGACCATATTCGAGATGACTGGCAACAGTCTCTCTCCTTATGTATCATCAATTGTATTCAGCCTCGTGAACCTGCTCGGCTCGCTATGTTCCTGTATACTGGCTGATATAGCAGGCAGAAGACTCATTCTCATTACTACGCAAGTACTTCAAGGCATCTCCCTCGGCTCTCTAGGTGTGTACTTGTTCCTCAGACACCTGAATTTCGATGTGACTGTTGTGGGGGTGTTACCGCTGGTATGCGTCTCTGTGTACTGTTTCTGCGTAGTGGCGGGCCCCGCCAACATGTTCTACGTGGTTCTCTCGGAAACGCTGAGACCAGAGGCTCGTGGGATAGCCATGAGCATCACTAGCAGCTTTCTCTGGTTACTGGCCTTCCTCTCAACCAAGTTCTACTCTACTCTGGTCGATCTTCTAGAACCTCATGGCTGCTTCTGGCTCTTCACCGCTGTCTCATTTGCTGGtgcaattttcacatttttccaaATTCCGGAAACGAAGAACAGAAGTCTTGAGTCCATCCTAAGAGAACTGAACGGAGATCCACCTGAAGATTGCAAGTCAGAAGCGTCTTCATAA
- the LOC138706035 gene encoding facilitated trehalose transporter Tret1-like isoform X4: protein MAGYLSAVPMIVGWLLVTFATSVTHLLIARFIMGISLSGINVFITMYVGEIAEDNIRGALGNLRGLFCDIGIIIVYLVAPYLTIHNTGAASLAIPVLFLFCYFWLPESPMFLMGKGDSEKALDAFMWLRGGDAKLAQDELSKLNYMMTSKSNVQEMGIKDLLSVRGTRKALTIALVLATVQQFSGMNVVFSYCETIFEMTGNSLSPYVSSIVFSLVNLLGSLCSCILADIAGRRLILITTQVLQGISLGSLGVYLFLRHLNFDVTVVGVLPLVCVSVYCFCVVAGPANMFYVVLSETLRPEARGIAMSITSSFLWLLAFLSTKFYSTLVDLLEPHGCFWLFTAVSFAGAIFTFFQIPETKNRSLESILRELNGDPPEDCKSEASS from the coding sequence ATGGCGGGCTATTTGAGTGCCGTGCCTATGATCGTAGGCTGGCTTCTCGTCACCTTCGCCACCTCCGTCACACACCTCCTCATCGCGCGCTTCATCATGGGAATTAGTCTCTCCGGCATCAATGTCTTCATCACGATGTACGTGGGAGAGATAGCGGAGGACAACATCCGGGGGGCGTTGGGAAACCTCCGTGGACTCTTCTGCGACATCGGCATTATCATCGTGTATCTTGTGGCACCCTATCTGACCATTCACAACACAGGTGCAGCCAGCCTCGCAATTCCAGTTCTGTTTCTTTTCTGCTACTTTTGGCTGCCTGAGTCTCCCATGTTCTTGATGGGAAAAGGAGACAGTGAGAAAGCACTGGACGCGTTTATGTGGCTCAGAGGTGGCGATGCCAAACTTGCGCAGGATGAATTGTCGAAACTCAACTACATGATGACATCGAAGTCAAATGTTCAGGAAATGGGCATCAAGGACTTGCTCTCTGTACGTGGTACGAGGAAGGCGCTTACGATCGCATTGGTGTTAGCCACTGTGCAACAGTTCTCCGGAATGAACGTCGTATTCAGCTACTGTGAGACCATATTCGAGATGACTGGCAACAGTCTCTCTCCTTATGTATCATCAATTGTATTCAGCCTCGTGAACCTGCTCGGCTCGCTATGTTCCTGTATACTGGCTGATATAGCAGGCAGAAGACTCATTCTCATTACTACGCAAGTACTTCAAGGCATCTCCCTCGGCTCTCTAGGTGTGTACTTGTTCCTCAGACACCTGAATTTCGATGTGACTGTTGTGGGGGTGTTACCGCTGGTATGCGTCTCTGTGTACTGTTTCTGCGTAGTGGCGGGCCCCGCCAACATGTTCTACGTGGTTCTCTCGGAAACGCTGAGACCAGAGGCTCGTGGGATAGCCATGAGCATCACTAGCAGCTTTCTCTGGTTACTGGCCTTCCTCTCAACCAAGTTCTACTCTACTCTGGTCGATCTTCTAGAACCTCATGGCTGCTTCTGGCTCTTCACCGCTGTCTCATTTGCTGGtgcaattttcacatttttccaaATTCCGGAAACGAAGAACAGAAGTCTTGAGTCCATCCTAAGAGAACTGAACGGAGATCCACCTGAAGATTGCAAGTCAGAAGCGTCTTCATAA